The Aerosakkonema funiforme FACHB-1375 region TTACAATGACCCTAGCAGCGCTGGGTCGTGCAAAAGCCAGGAAATACGATGAGATTGATGCCGCGCCGGAAGAAAAAGCGCGGGGCATCACCATCAATACCGCTCACGTTGAGTACGAAACCGAAAATCGGCACTATGCCCACGTAGACTGTCCGGGACACGCTGACTACGTTAAAAATATGATCACCGGTGCGGCTCAAATGGATGGAGCTATCCTGGTGGTGTCAGCCGCTGATGGCCCGATGCCGCAGACGCGGGAGCATATTCTACTAGCTAAGCAGGTAGGCGTACCCAACATCGTCGTCTTCTTAAATAAGAAAGATATGGTTGACGATGAGGAACTGTTGGAACTGGTAGAACTGGAAGTCCGCGAACTTCTAAGCTCATACGACTTCCCTGGTGACGATATTCCCATCGTGGCAGGTTCCGCACTGCTAGCCTTGGAGACGATGACCAAGAACCCTGCAACGAAGAAGGGTGACAATGAGTGGGTTGATAAAATCTACGCACTCATGGATGCGGTAGACTCCTACGTTCCCACACCAGAACGGGAAATTGACAAGCCTTTCTTGATGGCAGTAGAAGACGTGTTCTCGATCAGCGGTCGCGGTACTGTGGCGACAGGCCGGATCGAACGCGGTAAGGTTAAGGTGGGCGAAACAGTCGAACTGGTTGGGATCAAAAACACTCGCAGCACAACCGTTACGGGTGTGGAAATGTTCCAAAAAACCCTTGACGAAGGGATGGCTGGTGATAACGTAGGGCTGCTGCTGCGCGGTCTGAAGAAGGAAGATGTGGAACGGGGTATGGTGCTGGCAAAGCCCGGTTCGATTACTCCTCACACTCAGTTTGAGTCGGAAGTGTATGTGCTGACGGAAAAAGAAGGCGGTCGCAAAACACCGTTCTTCGCAGGCTACCGTCCTCAGTTCTACGTGCGGACAACCGATGTAACCGGTACCATCAAAGCTTTCACCGCTGATGATGGTAGCTCCGCTGAAATGGTGATGCCGGGAGACCGGGTGAAAATGACGGTGGAACTGATCAACGCGATCGCGATCGAACAAGGTATGCGCTTCGCTATTCGCGAAGGCGGTCGCACCATCGGTGCAGGTGTCGTTTCTAAAATCCTCAAGTAGAAGCGTATTGACATAAATCTGGAGCAGAGAGCAATTGCTTTTCTGCTCCTTTGCTATCCCTCTAATAAATGAACAGCCTTGTAATTACAGGCTTACCAACTACCGAGTAAATTCAGAACCTAGACAATTAAACATGGCCACACTTCAGCAGCAAAAAATTCGTATTCGTCTTAAAGCTTTCGATCGCCGCCTCCTCGATACCTCTTGCGAGAAGATTGTCGATACAGCAAATCGTACTCAAGCTACTGCGATCGGTCCGATTCCCTTACCAACGCGGCGGAAAATCTATTGTCTGTTGCGTTCGCCTCACGTAGATAAAGATTCGCGGGAACATTTTGAAACTCGCACTCACCGCCGAATTATCGATATTTATCAACCTTCCTCCAAGACTATTGATGCCTTGATGAAACTTGATTTGCCCGCAGGTGTAGATATTGAAGTAAAACTTTAATCGGCGATCGATTAATTTTTTTTACCAGTATGCCTTTTAGGATAAGTCCTAAAAGGCTTATTTATTAGATGTTTATTGGTGTTTTATAGGGCAGATCCGCTAAAGTAGTTAAAGAAGCGCCGTTACCGACTGTACTATGCCTCCCTCTTCCTCAATTGCTGTGCGAGAGCTTCCACTTTTCCCATTGCCGGAAGTAGTTTTGTTTCCAGGTAGACCTCTGCCGCTGCATATCTTTGAGTTTCGCTACCGAATCATGATGAATACGATTCTAGATAGCGATCGCCGTTTTGGGGTGCTGCTGATGCAACCGGACGGCAAACCAGCCTCTGTGGGATGCTGCGCCGAAATTATTCGGTTCCAGCGTTTA contains the following coding sequences:
- the rpsJ gene encoding 30S ribosomal protein S10; this encodes MATLQQQKIRIRLKAFDRRLLDTSCEKIVDTANRTQATAIGPIPLPTRRKIYCLLRSPHVDKDSREHFETRTHRRIIDIYQPSSKTIDALMKLDLPAGVDIEVKL
- the tuf gene encoding elongation factor Tu, whose protein sequence is MARAKFERNKPHVNIGTIGHVDHGKTTLTAAITMTLAALGRAKARKYDEIDAAPEEKARGITINTAHVEYETENRHYAHVDCPGHADYVKNMITGAAQMDGAILVVSAADGPMPQTREHILLAKQVGVPNIVVFLNKKDMVDDEELLELVELEVRELLSSYDFPGDDIPIVAGSALLALETMTKNPATKKGDNEWVDKIYALMDAVDSYVPTPEREIDKPFLMAVEDVFSISGRGTVATGRIERGKVKVGETVELVGIKNTRSTTVTGVEMFQKTLDEGMAGDNVGLLLRGLKKEDVERGMVLAKPGSITPHTQFESEVYVLTEKEGGRKTPFFAGYRPQFYVRTTDVTGTIKAFTADDGSSAEMVMPGDRVKMTVELINAIAIEQGMRFAIREGGRTIGAGVVSKILK